The DNA region CGTTGAGTTGCCCATTTGAACAttttgcctgaacaagtcagaacgtttctgcaaaatgggacagaaaaaaaaaaaaaaaaaaaaaaaaaaaaaagaaaagaaaatggtTAGTCGTACAGCTAGATggtctttttaaaatgggcCGTCACCCCTTGGGTCATTCCTCCACTGTGTGTAAGTCAGTCTATCTATCTGTGGGATCATTCCTTCTTCCCGCTCGTCCCGCTGACActtggagttttttttttcttttttaagttattatattttccatttagTGAGCTTACCACGTTACGTTGCCcactttttttgtgtgtgttgccttttttaacGCGATCCACAGTCCCAGACGGGGATGATGGAAAATCACTCCAATTCAGTTTGACTCACGAGGGACTGCATATAACGCAACAGCGGGGAAGGTTCCCACTTGGCATGCATGTACCGTTTGCGTTTCACCCGTGTATATATACAGCCGAGCGCTTCATTCCTTGTGTTCCCTTTGTAAagacttcttttttttttgcgtaaagAAGTCACCATTTTGCGTGGCGCCCCCGGAGGTACACACCTACCCAAGTAGGAAGAAAGAGGAAGCGCATCACAGCAAATCAAAGCAAAGCATACCTTGGTGCAACTCGGCACAACTCAGCGCGGTAGGAAGGCAGAATTGACAGAATTTACCCCTTCACAGACGAAATGAACCTGAGCGTGACGATACGAGGGGGCCTGACCGGGTCAGATAGCGAAACTAGTCAAAGTGGGTCAAAAAAACATGGCAGTAACGTGCTGCACAAAACGAAGCTAAAAAGGGACGTTCcagaaaagaggaaaggaagaaacgcaGCAAAAAAATCTAAAAATCTGAGTCCCAAATTGACAAGCAACATTTCTGTCTCACCTTCagataaaagaaataacttACATGCGTTGGAAGGAGCCCTTTCTGAGGTGGTGGATGGGAACCACCAACAGGGGTGGAGGCAGTACGCACACAAGTTCGGCCTCCTGGGCAGACTCGTTTCGAAGGGGCACGCGGGGAGCGCCAGTTCGGCAGGAACTCCACACGGTGGAAGTCTAAAAGGAACAACGCACAGCGGAAGCAACTCGCAACGGTCCGCGAAGAAAAGTACCCAGCCAAAACACAGTGGAAGCAAGTTGGTAAGACAAGACGGTAAGGCAAACAcacaagaggaaaaaaaaaaaagccactTGACtagtttgcaaaaaaatgtacctccaaagaaaaacaaaagtttTTACTCGTCCAACTTAAACACACCAACTGTTGCCACCGGAGGGAAGAAGAGTTACAAACTGAGTAAGTTACTAACACCACTGGAAAAgtttgggaaaaataaaaaaaaaaataaagctagCCGAAATTTTTTGgccttaaaaaagggggtgaacATGTCTAAGGGGGTGAGCGGCAAGGCGGAAGGTGAGgcttccccaaatggggccTCCCAAAATGGGGCTTCCCCAAATGGAGCCTCCCCAAATGGAGCTTCCCCCAATGGAGCCTCACCAAATGGACTACCCGTTGAGAAGACAGGCTCTGGGGAGAAGCGCCAAGAGGGGGACTCCGCCGATGGAGCGAAGCAGTCAGTCATGGCATCATCTTCACTCGGGAAAGGAgccgaaggggaaaacactCAAGTAGATCACCTTACAGGGAAGGCACCAGAAGACCAGGAAGACCCGTCCAAAGAAGCACCCCTCGAGAGGTACACAGCAGAACCAACCGATCCCTATTTCACCAAAGGGGAGTACGACGCATCAAAGGATATACTTCGGGAGCAGACGAGTTTCTACGATGCAGGGAAGGTCTCCGCTAGCTTGCTGCCCGGTTATAAAGAAGTAACCTTCGAGGGGGTAGTTCAATCTGAAGGGAAGAACAACGCATCTGCTACTGAGTCTGGAAGGTTGCAAAGAAATGCCATGTACCTGCCCAACCGATTTTATAGTCCTCACAATTTTAACCCAATCAGAAGTGAGGGCGGTCCAGACGGGGCCTACTACATCAACGGGTTAAGTACGCTGGACGGCTGCCTCTTCACCTCGGTCGATGTGTCTCAGGGGACCATCCACAAGCAGTACAACATCGGGGTTACCTACCCTTACGGGGTCCCCTTCGTGGATGTGCAGCGGGGGGGCGGCCAGTCACGAGAGTAGCGGCGTTGATGAGGGTGGCGGCGGTGTTGGCGATggtggaggggggagcaTAGCGCGCCGGGCGGTCATCTTTCCGCTCACGTTGTCCGCTTAGAGAATGGTGGGCCACGCGAGCTACTCCCCAACGTACGAACAGGCGTCCGCATGTAGTTGCGTACTTCTACTCACATGTGTGTAGCGTTCCCCATGTTgagctttcttttttttttttgctcattttttttctcatttttttgtttattttttttttcttcaccccgTCCGCACTTCCAAACGGGAAGTGGAGCAAAACATGTTTCCCTCCCCGACCTTTGCAAGCACGAATTTGAAGAcaacttatttttaataaaaccGCTTTGCGAGCGTCCcccagggaaaaaaaaaaaaaaaaaaaaaaatactgctttttttttccgaacgGGTCATTTGTGCGGCGGTGGAGtggagcggcaaagcggtggTGTGACGGTGTAGTGGCGACGTTGCGGTGTGGCCGCTCGCCAGCTTGGCCGCTTTACCACTCCGCCGCACCGGCAGGGGATCGTTCACCCACGCcctggggagaaaaaaaaaaaaaataaatcagtGAAGGTTCTCATTTGAAAGGGTACCTTAGCTTCAAACAGATTGGTAATTGCAAAGTGGCATAGCCCCCTCCCAACGATTCATCCGCTCATCCGCCACAACGTCGAGCAGATATATACACCCTCGAGAGAACACACTTATTCGGaagagtattttttttttttttttctccttttcgcttcCTCTCGACGTGACTGTACAGAGAGCCGCACGTAGTCTCCCCCCTCAAAATGTACTTCCGGCACTTTTATAACAATTTCAAGGAGGAGTTTGCCTACCTCCGGGGGGAGGACGAACCTCTGCCGCCCATCTTGACGTGCGAGCGGCCGAACACCATGGTACTGCTCGCGTCGTAGTGAGTGTAGCGGCGCTGGGTGCGCGGCCCATCGGTTTGCCTCCCCTATGCGTGCCTCTCCTCTGCTCTCCGCCCATCAACGTGCCTCCCCTGGCGCCCTACCCCGCTCAGGAAAACGACACCATCGTGAGGCGGATCCCCCAGAGCATACTGAAAGGCGTGGAGGAGCACAACGCGGAGTACACGAAGGAAAACCAAATAGACGtcaagctagccaaaatcAGAGAGCTCTTTACAAACGGGCACAAACACACATACGAAATGCTGCACTGCAAGGAGGACCAACATGTGTGGGAGTTCCTTCTCTCCTATTTTATCCAATCGGACAcaaaaattgttaacaaCTCGTGGCTATTTAATGAATATTATTTCTACCGttacctgacctgttcatacgattttgaaaaaacgaaatatgatttttttgaatacgAAAAGAAGGACTCCATAAATTGCAACAAAGAAttgatagaaaaaatatgcacatgtgcgaaGGAGTTACTAGAATTGTACTCAAAGaatgaagaagcaaacgtgtttgcaatttttttttatttctcccttTGGTCTAACCAATTCGACTTGAGTTGGAACCCCACCAAAAACAAGGGGGAGCAACATCGGGTGGAGGAAACGGATATAAAGAAGAAGACTCTCCGGGAGAAGCAGTTTTTCTTCGGCACGGACGACGTGCAGAAGCTGCACGACAGCATGTACTTGGACAAGGTCCTCGCCAACGATATGCAGGCCCTCCGCAGGGACATCACCTCCAGGGTAAGCGGCAAACCTACCATTTGGCTATCCCCCCAGTTGATTATCCCCCATTTGACCAACCCCCCAATCGGTTCCCCCGCTTCCCTTCCCTCACCGCAGCACTGGCCGCGCTTCGACATCGTCCTGGACAACATGGGGCTGGAGTTCATCACGGACCTCTGCCTCCTCCACATGCTCAGCCGCTACTTCGACGAAATCCACATCCACGTGAAGA from Plasmodium vivax chromosome 4, whole genome shotgun sequence includes:
- a CDS encoding hypothetical protein (encoded by transcript PVX_003930A) — translated: MNLSVTIRGGLTGSDSETSQSGSKKHGSNVLHKTKLKRDVPEKRKGRNAAKKSKNLSPKLTSNISVSPSDKRNNLHALEGALSEVVDGNHQQGWRQYAHKFGLLGRLVSKGHAGSASSAGTPHGGSLKGTTHSGSNSQRSAKKSTQPKHSGSKLVRQDGKANTQEEKKKSHLTSLQKNVPPKKNKSFYSSNLNTPTVATGGKKSYKLSKLLTPLEKFGKNKKKNKASRNFLALKKGVNMSKGVSGKAEGEASPNGASQNGASPNGASPNGASPNGASPNGLPVEKTGSGEKRQEGDSADGAKQSVMASSSLGKGAEGENTQVDHLTGKAPEDQEDPSKEAPLERYTAEPTDPYFTKGEYDASKDILREQTSFYDAGKVSASLLPGYKEVTFEGVVQSEGKNNASATESGRLQRNAMYLPNRFYSPHNFNPIRSEGGPDGAYYINGLSTLDGCLFTSVDVSQGTIHKQYNIGVTYPYGVPFVDVQRGGGQSRE
- a CDS encoding hypothetical protein, conserved (encoded by transcript PVX_003925A) → MYFRHFYNNFKEEFAYLRGEDEPLPPILTCERPNTMENDTIVRRIPQSILKGVEEHNAEYTKENQIDVKLAKIRELFTNGHKHTYEMLHCKEDQHVWEFLLSYFIQSDTKIVNNSWLFNEYYFYRYLTCSYDFEKTKYDFFEYEKKDSINCNKELIEKICTCAKELLELYSKNEEANVFAIFFYFSLWSNQFDLSWNPTKNKGEQHRVEETDIKKKTLREKQFFFGTDDVQKLHDSMYLDKVLANDMQALRRDITSRHWPRFDIVLDNMGLEFITDLCLLHMLSRYFDEIHIHVKKFPLFVSDTMAKDIHYALASLSSDDKYPNTVFMATKWKEFLETQKWKIREHVYWNLPLPYWVMPNDLVEELKRSSFVCFKGDANYRRCLGDLSFNFWHPHKDVLGYFPIRFIALRCLKSPVCCGLQKDVVEELNRKSRDWCNYGE